The following are from one region of the Schistocerca cancellata isolate TAMUIC-IGC-003103 chromosome 11, iqSchCanc2.1, whole genome shotgun sequence genome:
- the LOC126108145 gene encoding uncharacterized protein LOC126108145 produces MSAAFARGGAYARSAAFAQNAAFAQSAAFARSGAFARSAALAQSASFARSAAFAQSAAFAVSAACVVSASFASSAAFARKAAFAQSAAFTRYGASAQSAAFTLSAAFAQSAAFARSAAFARSAAFAQSSAFARSAAFARNSAFARTAAFARSAAFARRTTFTGSAAFARSAAFARSAAFARSAAFARSAAFARSVAFARSAAFAWSAAFSRSAAFARSAAFARSAAFARSAAFARSAPFRMECCLCTECCLRKECCLCTVYCLRKECSFRSECSLR; encoded by the coding sequence atgagtgctgccttcgcaaggggtggtgcctacgcacggagtgctgcctttgctcagAATGCTgcgtttgcacagagtgctgccttcgcaaggagtggtgccttcgcaaggagtgctgccttagcacagagtgcttcctttgcaaggagtgctgccttcgcacagagtgcagccttcgcagtgAGTGCTGCCTGCGTAGTGAGTGCATCCTTCgctagtagtgctgccttcgcaaggaaagctgcctttgcacagagtgctgccttcacaaggtatGGTGCctccgcacagagtgctgccttcacactgagtgcagccttcgcacagagtgctgccttcgcaaggagtgctgccttcgcaaggagtgctgcctttgcacagagttctgccttcgcaaggagtgctgccttcgcgcggaatagtgccttcgcaaggactgctgccttcgcaaggagtgctgccttcgcaaggaggacaaccttcacagggagtgctgccttcgcaaggagtgctgccttcgcaaggagtgctgccttcgcaaggagtgctgccttcgcaaggagtgcggccttcgcaaggagtgttgcctttgcaaggagtgctgcctttgcatggagtgctgccttctcaaggagtgctgccttcgcaaggagtgctgccttcgcaaggagtgctgccttcgcaaggagtgctgccttcgcaaggagtgctccctttcgcatggagtgctgcctttgcacagagtgctgccttcgcaaggagtgctgcctttgcacagtgtactgccttcgcaaggagtgcagctttcgctcggagtgcagccttcgctag